A region from the Bacillus sp. Marseille-P3661 genome encodes:
- a CDS encoding carboxypeptidase M32: MTQSIKDAEKEFLEYVKKMTAFNEALSLMFWDLRTGAPKKGVEQRSEVIGLISEEVFQMSTSMKMEQYLSILEGAEGLSDITRKTVEECKKEFEKNKKIPQDEYKKYVILQSKAESIWEEAKERSDFEMFRPYLEELVEYNKKFLQYWGPVKEGGNPYDILLDMYEPGMTVKILDQTFNELREKIVPLVKKIDDSPHKPITDFLYDHFPKEQQRAFSLEILKEMGYDFDAGRLDQTVHPFAITLNIGDVRVTTKYDEQDFRTAIFGTIHEGGHALYEQGISPKLVGTPLADGTSMGIHESQSLFWENIVARDIHFWEKYYDLLKRYSTGQFDSVPLNDFYKAINESKPSLIRIEADELTYPLHVMVRYEIEKGLFNNEIEVKDLPAVWNAKMEEYLGVRPDEVSRGVLQDVHWAGGSFGYFPSYALGYIYAAQFKATMENDIPNFSEHLRQGNLLPIREWLQEKIHKYGKLKKPLEILNDVTGEGLNASYLTNYLEEKYKNIYNL, translated from the coding sequence ATGACGCAATCGATAAAGGATGCGGAGAAGGAATTTTTAGAGTATGTGAAAAAAATGACAGCTTTTAATGAAGCACTATCATTAATGTTTTGGGACCTCCGAACAGGTGCACCAAAAAAAGGGGTAGAACAACGTTCGGAGGTAATTGGATTAATTTCTGAGGAAGTATTTCAAATGTCCACATCAATGAAAATGGAGCAATACCTTTCTATACTTGAAGGTGCAGAAGGACTATCGGACATTACCAGAAAAACAGTGGAAGAATGTAAGAAGGAATTTGAAAAAAACAAAAAAATTCCTCAGGATGAATATAAAAAGTATGTTATTCTTCAGTCAAAAGCAGAATCGATATGGGAAGAGGCAAAGGAAAGATCGGATTTTGAGATGTTTCGTCCATATTTGGAAGAACTAGTAGAGTATAATAAAAAGTTCCTTCAATATTGGGGGCCAGTTAAAGAAGGTGGCAATCCATATGATATTTTGCTTGATATGTATGAACCTGGCATGACAGTTAAAATACTTGACCAGACATTTAATGAACTGCGGGAAAAAATTGTACCATTAGTGAAAAAGATTGACGATTCACCACATAAGCCGATTACAGATTTTTTGTATGATCATTTTCCAAAAGAGCAGCAACGAGCTTTTAGTTTAGAAATACTAAAAGAAATGGGTTATGATTTTGATGCAGGTCGACTAGACCAAACCGTTCACCCATTTGCCATTACCTTAAATATTGGTGATGTACGGGTAACAACTAAATATGACGAGCAGGATTTTAGAACTGCAATATTTGGAACTATTCATGAAGGTGGTCATGCCCTGTATGAGCAAGGAATATCACCGAAACTAGTAGGTACACCATTAGCGGATGGTACTTCAATGGGAATTCATGAATCCCAATCTCTATTTTGGGAAAATATTGTGGCAAGAGACATCCATTTTTGGGAAAAGTACTATGATCTATTAAAAAGGTATTCTACCGGACAATTCGATTCAGTTCCACTGAATGATTTTTATAAAGCGATTAATGAATCAAAACCATCTCTAATAAGAATTGAAGCAGACGAACTAACATATCCATTACATGTAATGGTTCGCTATGAGATTGAAAAAGGGTTATTTAATAATGAAATTGAGGTAAAGGATCTACCAGCAGTATGGAATGCTAAAATGGAAGAGTACCTTGGGGTCCGTCCTGATGAAGTTTCAAGAGGGGTATTGCAAGATGTACATTGGGCAGGAGGGAGCTTTGGGTATTTCCCATCATATGCATTAGGATATATATATGCAGCTCAATTTAAAGCAACAATGGAAAATGATATCCCGAACTTTTCGGAGCACTTAAGACAAGGAAACTTACTGCCAATTCGAGAATGGTTACAGGAAAAAATTCATAAGTATGGAAAGTTAAAGAAACCGTTAGAAATTCTAAATGATGTGACAGGTGAAGGCCTTAATGCAAGTTATTTAACGAATTACTTAGAAGAAAAATACAAAAATATTTATAACTTATAA
- a CDS encoding ATP-dependent DNA helicase — protein MNSHGGENLKSLERIPFTFSKSENFYQKLGDWIGDVFYDVLPEAGFEVRDEQIFMAFQLERAFKDKAVMLAEAGVGTGKTFVYLLYAICYARYTGKPAIIACADETLIEQLVKEEGDIKKLEKHLGLNIDVRLAKSPDQYLCLQKLDEALVEDSNGKFENIHFSLPSFVSETKGMQSFYHYGDRKEYAHLSDPEWEKVAWDPFKDCFACEKRHRCGQTLSRDYYRKTTDLIVCSHDFYMEHVWTYESRKREGQLPLLPESSSVVFDEGHLVEFAAQKALTYRIKETVLDEILTRLLENDIREEFALLVEGTIEQNALFFDLLSKQTKRIEGSHRKEIVFTTELMVEARRLKDILARLADELVFESETYTIEHYLLHIVDEHIDRTEFALNLLLNTEDVIAWVTEEKLVQTLVIMPRAVQSILKESVFAKKQPIIFSSATLSQNGNFDYMANSLGIEDYLSFSVASPFNYDEQMNIYIPKVRTELTSLEKCEWTVRQIKETNGRAIVLFRTKEELAVFRDYIASQSLEWPFLFEGDQEISVLVSEFQNNEQAILCSVHLWEGLDIPGPSLSNVIIWSLPYPPNDPVFDAKRKLFDDPFWEMDVPYMILRLRQGVGRLIRAHEDRGNVTIFMSGENDKVVDKILTSLPTKAHYLS, from the coding sequence ATGAATTCTCACGGAGGGGAAAATTTGAAATCATTAGAACGGATTCCTTTTACTTTTTCAAAATCAGAAAATTTTTATCAAAAACTTGGAGATTGGATAGGCGATGTTTTTTATGATGTACTACCTGAAGCTGGTTTTGAAGTTCGGGATGAACAGATTTTTATGGCTTTTCAATTAGAACGAGCTTTTAAAGATAAAGCTGTAATGCTTGCCGAAGCAGGTGTAGGTACGGGAAAAACGTTTGTATACCTTTTATATGCGATATGTTACGCTCGCTATACTGGAAAACCAGCCATTATTGCTTGTGCAGATGAAACCTTAATTGAGCAGTTAGTAAAGGAAGAGGGCGATATTAAAAAACTTGAAAAGCATCTCGGCTTAAATATAGATGTACGACTAGCCAAATCCCCTGATCAATATTTATGCTTACAAAAGTTGGATGAGGCATTAGTTGAGGATTCTAATGGTAAATTCGAGAATATCCACTTTTCTCTTCCGTCCTTTGTTAGTGAAACAAAAGGTATGCAGTCTTTCTACCATTACGGTGATCGAAAAGAATACGCACATTTAAGTGATCCAGAATGGGAAAAAGTAGCGTGGGATCCTTTTAAAGATTGTTTTGCTTGTGAAAAACGTCATCGATGTGGACAAACTTTATCACGGGATTACTATCGGAAAACAACGGATTTAATTGTTTGCTCGCATGATTTCTACATGGAGCATGTATGGACATATGAATCTAGAAAGCGTGAGGGACAGCTTCCTTTATTGCCTGAAAGCAGTTCGGTAGTATTTGATGAAGGTCACTTAGTTGAATTTGCTGCACAAAAGGCATTGACATATCGTATCAAGGAAACAGTTTTGGATGAAATATTAACAAGATTATTAGAGAATGATATCCGCGAAGAATTTGCGTTATTAGTTGAAGGAACAATTGAACAAAATGCATTGTTTTTTGATCTTCTCTCAAAACAAACAAAAAGAATAGAAGGTTCACACCGGAAAGAGATTGTATTTACTACAGAACTTATGGTCGAAGCAAGAAGGTTGAAAGATATTTTGGCTAGGTTAGCAGATGAATTAGTATTTGAGAGTGAAACATATACAATCGAACATTACTTACTCCATATCGTTGATGAACATATTGATCGGACAGAATTTGCCCTTAATTTACTATTAAATACTGAAGATGTTATTGCGTGGGTAACTGAAGAAAAGCTTGTTCAGACACTTGTTATTATGCCACGCGCTGTTCAGTCCATATTAAAAGAAAGTGTGTTTGCTAAGAAACAGCCAATTATTTTCTCTTCTGCAACATTATCGCAAAACGGAAACTTTGACTATATGGCTAACAGTTTGGGGATTGAAGATTATTTGTCCTTTTCTGTTGCATCACCGTTTAATTATGATGAGCAAATGAATATCTACATACCAAAAGTAAGGACTGAGCTCACATCACTTGAAAAATGTGAATGGACTGTTCGGCAAATAAAGGAGACGAATGGTCGTGCTATCGTATTATTCCGAACAAAAGAGGAATTAGCGGTATTTAGAGACTATATAGCTAGTCAAAGCCTTGAGTGGCCATTTTTATTTGAGGGAGATCAGGAAATCAGTGTGCTTGTTTCGGAGTTTCAAAATAATGAACAAGCCATTTTATGTTCTGTTCATTTATGGGAAGGCCTAGATATCCCTGGCCCTTCACTATCAAATGTTATTATATGGTCGTTACCATATCCACCAAATGATCCTGTTTTCGATGCGAAACGGAAGCTTTTTGATGATCCGTTTTGGGAGATGGATGTGCCATATATGATTTTACGATTAAGGCAAGGTGTGGGTAGACTAATTCGAGCCCATGAGGATCGTGGTAATGTTACAATCTTTATGTCCGGGGAAAATGATAAAGTAGTTGATAAGATATTAACATCCCTTCCAACGAAGGCTCACTACTTATCTTGA
- a CDS encoding THUMP domain-containing class I SAM-dependent RNA methyltransferase, whose amino-acid sequence MNKITLIATAAMGIESLVAKEVKDLGYDNIQVDNGKVTFEADVSAICRSNLWLRTADRVKLKVGEFRATTFDELFEKTKALPWGDFIPENGEFPVIGKSVKSKLYSVSDCQAIVKKAVVEKLSQHYKRTTWFEENGPFFRIEIALLKDIATLTIDTSGTGLHKRGYRADQGEAPLKETLAATLVLLTNWNADKPFVDPFCGSGTIPIEAALIGQNIAPGFNREFVSENWDWIGRKSWEKAFQEAEDLAKYDQPLDITGSDIDHRMVEMAKGNAFEAGLGEMIQFKQMQVKDFTTKKEYGVMVGNPPYGERIGEKKAVETMYEQMGKAFAPLDTWSIYILTSHPDFEKLYGRPATKKRKLFNGFIRTDYYQYWGKRPPKN is encoded by the coding sequence ATGAATAAAATAACTTTAATAGCTACTGCAGCAATGGGTATCGAGTCTCTTGTTGCAAAAGAAGTGAAAGATCTAGGATATGACAATATACAGGTCGATAATGGAAAAGTAACATTTGAAGCTGATGTCTCAGCTATATGTAGGAGTAATTTATGGTTACGAACAGCTGACCGAGTTAAGTTGAAAGTGGGAGAGTTTAGAGCTACTACATTTGATGAATTATTTGAAAAAACAAAAGCATTGCCATGGGGGGATTTTATTCCTGAAAATGGAGAATTCCCTGTAATTGGAAAATCTGTGAAATCCAAGCTTTATAGTGTTTCAGATTGCCAAGCAATTGTGAAAAAAGCTGTAGTTGAAAAACTTAGCCAGCATTATAAAAGGACAACATGGTTTGAAGAAAATGGCCCGTTTTTTCGAATTGAAATTGCACTTTTAAAGGATATTGCTACGTTAACAATTGATACAAGTGGTACAGGGCTACATAAACGCGGCTATAGGGCTGACCAAGGGGAGGCACCGCTTAAGGAAACGTTAGCCGCAACATTAGTACTATTAACAAATTGGAATGCGGATAAGCCGTTCGTGGATCCATTTTGCGGTTCAGGTACGATTCCAATTGAAGCAGCTCTTATTGGCCAAAATATAGCTCCAGGTTTTAACCGGGAGTTTGTATCCGAAAATTGGGATTGGATTGGAAGAAAAAGTTGGGAAAAAGCTTTTCAAGAAGCTGAGGATTTAGCAAAATATGATCAGCCATTAGATATTACTGGGTCTGATATTGACCATCGTATGGTTGAAATGGCAAAGGGAAATGCCTTCGAAGCAGGTCTTGGTGAAATGATTCAATTCAAGCAAATGCAAGTTAAGGATTTTACTACAAAGAAAGAATACGGCGTAATGGTTGGGAACCCACCTTATGGGGAGCGAATTGGTGAGAAAAAAGCGGTTGAAACGATGTATGAACAAATGGGTAAGGCTTTTGCACCGTTGGATACTTGGTCCATCTATATCCTAACATCACATCCAGACTTTGAGAAACTTTATGGAAGACCAGCCACGAAAAAACGAAAGCTCTTTAACGGTTTTATTAGAACAGATTATTATCAATATTGGGGGAAAAGACCACCGAAAAACTAA
- the gpsB gene encoding cell division regulator GpsB: MLSDKVKLTAKEILEKDFKSSLKGYNQDEVDQFLDLVIKDYETFHQEIELLQQENLRLKKQLEEGQKKNTNTSSIGNTNYDILKRLSNLEKHVFGSKLFD; the protein is encoded by the coding sequence ATGCTTTCAGATAAAGTTAAATTAACTGCGAAGGAAATTTTAGAAAAGGACTTTAAGTCATCACTAAAAGGGTATAATCAGGATGAAGTTGATCAATTTTTAGACTTAGTTATTAAGGATTATGAAACCTTTCACCAAGAAATTGAGCTTTTACAGCAAGAGAATCTTCGATTAAAAAAACAATTAGAAGAAGGCCAAAAGAAGAACACAAATACATCAAGTATAGGCAATACAAATTACGATATCTTAAAGCGCCTTTCTAACCTGGAAAAACATGTATTTGGTAGCAAGCTTTTTGACTAA
- a CDS encoding DUF1273 domain-containing protein yields the protein MSVFTVTGYKPHEIGIFNDKHPGLKYIKLAIKKNIEQLIDENGLEWVIISGQLGVELWAAEVVLELQEQHPQLKLGVITPFLDQEENWKEDKKEYYHFIVSQADFVDSITKRKYENPTQFRLKNQFFISKSDGLLILFDDEKGGTPKYILDIATRKLKSDGSFIIKTITPYDIQILAEEERFEDPNYW from the coding sequence ATGAGTGTTTTTACGGTAACTGGTTATAAACCGCATGAAATTGGAATATTTAATGATAAACATCCTGGTTTAAAATATATAAAACTGGCAATTAAAAAAAACATCGAACAGCTTATTGATGAAAACGGACTTGAATGGGTTATTATTAGTGGACAATTAGGAGTTGAATTATGGGCTGCTGAAGTAGTTCTTGAGCTGCAGGAACAACATCCACAATTGAAACTTGGTGTCATAACCCCTTTTCTTGATCAAGAAGAAAATTGGAAGGAAGATAAGAAAGAATATTATCATTTTATTGTATCTCAAGCTGATTTTGTTGATAGTATTACAAAAAGGAAATATGAAAATCCGACGCAATTTCGCCTTAAAAATCAATTTTTTATCTCTAAAAGTGATGGATTATTAATTTTATTTGATGACGAAAAAGGAGGTACTCCAAAATATATTTTAGATATAGCAACTCGGAAATTGAAGTCGGATGGTAGTTTTATTATAAAAACCATTACACCGTATGATATTCAGATTTTAGCAGAGGAAGAACGGTTTGAGGATCCGAATTATTGGTAG
- a CDS encoding CotD family spore coat protein, whose protein sequence is MHCHHPRPTVLSPIVSPTKCNNVHDTEVFQVPHIHPSHTTYHHHKVFEHYHSYPHTTSHTNDVSHVHFNCPPAPGPMPGPMPGGMPGAQMPGPMPGGMPGAQMPGPMPGGLPGAQMPAAGPGMPPQFWRR, encoded by the coding sequence ATGCATTGTCATCATCCACGCCCAACTGTGTTAAGTCCGATAGTAAGTCCGACAAAATGTAATAATGTCCATGATACTGAGGTTTTCCAAGTACCACACATTCACCCGTCCCATACAACATATCATCACCATAAAGTTTTTGAACACTACCATTCTTACCCGCACACAACATCTCATACAAATGATGTTTCGCATGTGCATTTTAACTGCCCACCGGCACCAGGCCCAATGCCAGGTCCAATGCCAGGAGGAATGCCTGGGGCGCAAATGCCAGGCCCAATGCCAGGAGGAATGCCTGGGGCGCAAATGCCAGGCCCAATGCCAGGAGGATTGCCAGGAGCACAAATGCCAGCTGCAGGCCCAGGAATGCCGCCGCAATTCTGGAGACGTTAA
- a CDS encoding ribonuclease H-like domain-containing protein: protein MALKGKLNRLKKHITKAEEYMEKQDSTHLSPEDITSTIDVPFNDDWKVMKAKPYYFDDHYSIIREKTYPINFQHGLHRFSELFEVMDMWEDKGVQHPLTFSNGTSSDMIFFDTETTGLGGGVGNTIFLIGYARVYKDYVTVKQHFLPNPSSEVALYQGFLTDIKNYETMRLTTYNGKAFDWPQIKTRHTLIRDEVPKLPTFGHFDLLHASRRLWKNKLPSIRLSIVEKEILDIKREGDVPGALAPLLYFDFLKDSTPKVMQGVLTHNEIDVLSLISLYIHISKKILHDTSLKISIEESYEIARWFESIGNINMAIILYEQLTLGKQIVSKKAQKALALIYKKKKEYHYATELLEKLLSNESMIDVEVTTELSKMYEHQWRDFEKALYYANLGYETWSAQRKLLRKSGQEKLQFTKRIERLKSKCQLQ, encoded by the coding sequence ATGGCTTTAAAAGGGAAATTAAATCGACTAAAAAAGCATATAACAAAGGCAGAAGAATATATGGAGAAGCAGGATTCTACCCACCTAAGTCCAGAGGATATTACCAGTACGATAGATGTTCCTTTTAATGATGATTGGAAAGTGATGAAGGCTAAACCATATTATTTTGATGATCATTACTCAATTATCCGGGAAAAAACCTATCCAATTAATTTTCAACATGGCCTCCATCGCTTTTCTGAACTTTTCGAAGTAATGGATATGTGGGAGGATAAAGGTGTTCAGCATCCATTAACTTTTTCAAATGGTACCTCTTCCGATATGATATTTTTTGATACAGAAACAACGGGACTTGGCGGTGGTGTCGGAAACACAATATTTTTAATTGGCTATGCACGTGTTTATAAAGATTATGTAACAGTAAAACAACACTTTTTGCCCAATCCAAGTAGTGAAGTTGCATTGTATCAGGGTTTTTTAACAGATATAAAAAATTATGAAACTATGAGACTCACGACATATAATGGCAAAGCTTTCGACTGGCCTCAAATAAAAACGCGGCATACTCTAATCAGGGATGAAGTTCCTAAATTACCTACATTTGGTCATTTTGATTTATTACATGCGTCAAGAAGATTATGGAAAAATAAATTACCTTCTATCCGATTATCAATAGTTGAGAAGGAAATTTTGGATATAAAGCGAGAGGGAGATGTTCCAGGAGCGTTAGCGCCACTGCTCTATTTCGATTTTCTAAAAGATTCAACCCCAAAAGTTATGCAAGGAGTACTAACACATAATGAAATTGATGTTCTTTCATTAATTTCGTTGTACATTCATATATCTAAAAAAATATTGCATGATACTTCTTTAAAAATAAGTATCGAGGAAAGCTATGAAATAGCGCGTTGGTTTGAATCAATTGGTAATATAAATATGGCTATTATTCTTTATGAACAATTAACTTTAGGAAAACAAATTGTCTCCAAAAAAGCACAAAAGGCGTTAGCATTAATATACAAGAAAAAAAAGGAGTACCATTACGCTACGGAACTATTAGAGAAACTATTAAGCAATGAAAGTATGATAGATGTTGAAGTGACAACAGAATTATCGAAGATGTATGAACATCAATGGCGGGATTTTGAGAAAGCTCTTTATTATGCGAACCTTGGCTATGAGACGTGGAGCGCCCAAAGAAAGCTTCTAAGAAAGTCAGGTCAGGAAAAACTTCAATTTACTAAAAGGATTGAACGTTTAAAAAGTAAGTGTCAATTGCAATAA
- a CDS encoding DEAD/DEAH box helicase: MYIRQNLQQVMEQIKNNGRYSSNIVNWHVIPEKEARTVSFPHSIDSRLISALQKRGVQELYTHQADAFETVSRGENFAAVTPTASGKTLCYNLPVLQKIIDDANSRALYLFPTKALAQDQKSELNELIQELGIDINSYTYDGDTSANIRQKVRKAGHIVITNPDMLHAAILPHHTKWVSLFENLKYVVIDELHIYRGVFGSHVANVIRRLKRICKFYGSHPIFMCTSATIANPKELAEMLTGESITLIDNNGAPSGKKHFVFYNPPVVNKPLNIRRSATLEVRNIASEFLKNKIQTIVFARSRVRVEILLTYLQELVLKELGSKSIRGYRGGYLPKQRREIEQGLRNGDIYGVVSTNALELGVDIGQLQVCVMTGYPGTIASAWQQAGRAGRRQDESLIFMVASSSPLDQYVIQHPEYFLNRSPETARINPDNLIILVDHLKCAAYELPFKQGETFDGLELEEILEFLTEEQILHFNNGKWFWMNQSFPAHNISLRSASQENIVIIDQSNVAHVKVIGEMDRFSAMTLLHEEAIYLHQGVQYQVEKLDWEEKKAFVREINVDYFTDANLAVQLKVLEVDKERQGLDTFISYGEVMVQAMATIFKKIKFETHENIGSGPIHLPEEELHTNAAWISIGENLRKELTEKKLEQGLIGVANLLRHVAPLHVMCDPSDLHVVPQVKAVHSELPTIFLYDRYPGGIGLSEKVYDVMEDLLAEAENIISKCSCESGCPSCIGIDTADQDAKEVTLKLLEMFSTST, from the coding sequence ATGTATATTAGACAAAACCTACAACAAGTCATGGAGCAAATAAAAAATAATGGGCGCTATTCTAGTAATATTGTAAATTGGCATGTTATACCGGAAAAAGAAGCGAGGACAGTTTCTTTTCCTCATTCAATAGATAGTCGGTTAATAAGTGCACTACAAAAAAGAGGCGTACAAGAGCTATATACACATCAAGCAGACGCATTTGAAACAGTCAGCAGGGGAGAAAACTTTGCAGCTGTTACGCCAACTGCATCGGGAAAAACATTATGCTATAACCTACCTGTACTACAAAAAATAATAGATGATGCAAATAGTCGGGCTTTATACCTCTTTCCAACAAAAGCACTTGCACAAGATCAAAAAAGTGAATTAAACGAGTTGATTCAAGAGCTTGGTATAGATATAAATAGTTATACGTACGATGGAGATACTTCTGCAAATATAAGACAAAAAGTACGTAAGGCTGGACATATTGTTATCACTAACCCAGACATGTTGCATGCTGCCATTCTCCCACACCATACAAAATGGGTTTCACTTTTTGAAAACTTAAAGTATGTTGTGATTGATGAACTCCACATATATCGTGGTGTTTTTGGTAGTCATGTTGCAAATGTAATAAGACGACTAAAACGAATATGTAAATTCTATGGCAGTCATCCAATTTTTATGTGTACATCTGCAACGATTGCAAATCCAAAGGAATTGGCGGAGATGCTTACGGGTGAATCTATCACATTAATTGATAATAACGGGGCTCCTTCGGGTAAAAAACACTTTGTTTTTTATAATCCGCCTGTTGTGAATAAGCCATTGAATATACGTCGCAGTGCAACACTCGAGGTTAGAAATATTGCGAGTGAATTTCTTAAAAATAAAATACAAACTATTGTCTTTGCAAGAAGTCGTGTGCGAGTTGAAATTCTTCTAACCTATTTACAAGAGCTTGTATTAAAAGAACTAGGTTCAAAATCAATTCGAGGATATCGAGGAGGCTATTTGCCGAAACAGCGTCGTGAAATCGAGCAGGGTTTGCGAAATGGGGATATTTATGGAGTAGTCAGTACAAATGCACTTGAATTGGGTGTTGATATTGGTCAGTTACAAGTTTGTGTGATGACAGGCTATCCAGGCACCATTGCTAGTGCTTGGCAACAAGCAGGACGTGCCGGTAGGAGACAGGATGAATCCTTGATTTTTATGGTGGCGTCATCAAGTCCATTAGATCAATATGTCATTCAACATCCAGAGTATTTCCTAAACCGTAGCCCTGAAACAGCTAGAATTAATCCGGATAACTTAATTATCCTTGTAGACCACTTAAAATGTGCTGCATATGAGCTCCCATTTAAGCAAGGTGAAACATTTGATGGACTTGAATTAGAGGAAATATTAGAATTTTTAACGGAAGAACAAATTCTCCATTTTAACAATGGTAAGTGGTTTTGGATGAATCAATCTTTTCCAGCCCATAATATTAGTCTCCGTTCAGCATCGCAAGAAAATATTGTTATTATAGATCAGTCAAACGTCGCACATGTAAAAGTAATCGGTGAGATGGACCGATTTAGTGCTATGACATTATTGCATGAGGAAGCTATTTATCTACATCAAGGTGTCCAATATCAAGTTGAAAAGCTAGATTGGGAGGAAAAGAAAGCGTTTGTTCGTGAAATAAACGTAGACTATTTTACAGATGCCAATCTAGCAGTTCAGTTGAAAGTATTAGAGGTCGATAAAGAACGACAGGGTTTAGATACCTTTATTTCTTATGGTGAAGTGATGGTCCAAGCAATGGCAACGATATTTAAAAAAATTAAATTTGAAACCCATGAAAATATAGGGTCAGGTCCCATTCACCTTCCTGAAGAAGAGCTCCATACGAACGCAGCATGGATTAGTATTGGCGAAAATCTAAGAAAGGAATTAACGGAAAAAAAGCTTGAACAAGGGTTAATTGGTGTTGCTAATCTATTAAGACATGTAGCACCATTACATGTAATGTGTGATCCATCAGACCTCCATGTAGTTCCCCAAGTTAAAGCTGTTCATTCTGAACTCCCAACGATATTTCTTTATGATCGTTATCCAGGGGGAATTGGTCTTAGTGAGAAGGTATACGATGTGATGGAGGATTTACTTGCTGAAGCGGAAAATATTATCTCTAAATGTAGTTGTGAATCGGGGTGTCCATCATGTATTGGCATAGATACGGCTGATCAGGATGCAAAAGAGGTTACATTAAAGCTTTTAGAAATGTTTTCAACATCAACATAG
- a CDS encoding transposase, with protein sequence MKESCYKEGAKSKSYSVSIKSDVHTEQMNFQESEYFKEKSKERYKIEAKNSELKNRHGYNVAKSSGLIGMEMQGAMAIFAVNLKRILKLMD encoded by the coding sequence TTGAAGGAAAGTTGTTACAAAGAGGGCGCTAAGAGTAAGAGTTATTCTGTATCGATTAAATCCGATGTACATACAGAACAAATGAACTTTCAAGAAAGTGAATATTTTAAAGAAAAGTCGAAAGAGCGCTACAAAATAGAAGCTAAAAATAGTGAATTGAAAAACAGACACGGGTATAATGTTGCAAAATCCTCGGGTCTAATTGGCATGGAGATGCAAGGAGCAATGGCAATATTCGCAGTAAATTTAAAAAGAATACTGAAGTTAATGGATTAA